Genomic DNA from Alkalihalobacterium alkalinitrilicum:
TTTTCTTCAGTATCTTGTTTAGGAATCAAAGTATATCCAAGTTTATGAACAACTTCCACCATGTCAGTCGGTCTAACTTTTTCCGCGTCATACTCAACGGAAATCGTTTCTAAAGCAAAATTAACATTCGCTCGAGAAACACCTTCTATTTTATTGACTCTCTTTTCAATCCTTGTTGCACATGCAGCACACGTCATACCAGAAACATCGAATTCCGTTTTTTCATGAAGAACATGATATCCTAGTTTTTCAATTTTATCTTCAAAATCTTTTGGACTTGTATATGTGGAATCATATATTACTTTAGTAGTTTCAAGTGCGAAGTTTACATTCGCTTCTTGCACACCTTCAATTCTAGACAGCCCTTTTTCTATTTTGTTAGCGCAAGCTGCACAAGTCATTCCTGCAATTTTCAGCGTTGCTTCTTTTTGGGTCATGTCAACCACTCCCTCCTATATACTATACAGGGGTATATTTTTTTCAAAAGTAAACGTGCCATATAATAGCACGATCTCTTTTTTTATTTTAGGCTGTTTTCGTAAAATTTGTTGCTATTGGACCGTTTTTTGAACATCAATCAGCCAGATGGACAAATTCATTTGTCCATCTGGCTGATTGATGTTCAAATGCTTCACGCTTAAGCGTGAAGAACCAAGCTTAAGCGTGAAGAACCAAGCTTTAGCTTGGTTGACGGTCCAATAGCTTACAGCAACAACCTTTTAGAAAAGAACCTTATTTTATTACTTCTTTATGTCATACCCTTGATCTTCAATTTCATTTTCAATATCTTTTACGCTTAACGCGTTAGGATCAAAAGAAACATCCACTTTCCCTGTTTTAAGGTGTACCTTGACAGATTCAACACCATTTAATTTACCGACATTGCCTTCAATGGAATTAACACAATGTCCACAAGACATTCCTTGTACATTTAGTGTTATTTGTTGCATAGCTTAATTCCTCCTTTAATTTCTTTTTGTTCATTATCTTTAATATCTACTACTCAAACTTACTATACCCTTGTTAGGTATGTCAACATTTACGTAAATAGCAGAATCACCTTACTGACAGTTATTATTAAGATTTAGAAAAACGAGCAAAAACTTCCATTAATTCTTTAATCGCGTCATCCCCATCTCCAGCTTTTATAGCATCTGATACACAATGATGGGTGTGTTTTTCTAATAATTGAAGACTTACTTTCTTCATTGCTGCATTGATCGCAGAAATTTGCGTAATAATATCTACACAATAGCGGTCATTTTCAACCATATTTTGAATTCCTCGAACTTGGCCTTCAATTCGTTTTAACCGATTCATTATTTGTTCTTTTTCTTTTACTGATCTATGTGTGATTTTGGTTTCTTCCGAATGATTCATAACGTTCACCCTCTTTTTATAAAGTTCAAAATACGTAACCAGGGTATTCTATATTCATTGTACCATAAACTAACGGTTGGCGAAATGTCCGAATAATTATAAAAAATGTCTTCTTTGTTACGCTTCATTTTGATTCGTCTATGAAAAACGCTTACCAATCATTTTCCTCATTAGTTTGCAGAATGTGTCCCAGTCGTCAGGATACTGGTTTTTACCGTATTTTTTGATGTTTCTACCTTCTCTAATAATTTCTAAACTCCAACTTGTACCATCAAGTACACCTGGTTCTATGTATTCCCTTTTCCAATTCAGAAGGTTGATTTTCTTCAGCTCATCTAGAAATTGATTACATGTAGCTACTGTAACAGTCTTAAATTCCGTAGCTACTTCTTCCTCTCTATCCCAATGACTCCACGTTATGTTACCAGTAGTTAAATCAACATCAACATGATGTATGCTAAGTTAGATAACCCGTTATACTATCCGATATTCCTGACGGCTGTAGGAACAGGAATGAGACGAGGGGATCCCATTTATCCGAGGACGCTAGCGATTATCTTTAATCGCATCGTAAAAAAGCAAATGTGCCTCAGATCAGAATACACGACCAAAGGCACACTTATGCAACGCTATTATTAGAATTAGGTGTCAATCCCAAAATCGTTGCGGTACGATTAGGGCATACTTCAGTAAAAATTACGTTAGATGTCTATCCTCATGCTACCACTGATATGCAAAAAGATACAGTTAAGAAGCTAGAAAAATTCATTTACTAAAAAGTGAGCGTTTCGTGGTCATGTGGTCTTATCGACACTCAGAAACCTTGATACTAAAGCGTTAATAAGACCACTGACTCAACATGGCTTGACGAATGATCGCAGACATATTGATGTAGTATTGTTTACCTTACATTTTATTAATCATTCTCTAATACAAAGTTATCAAGCAATGCACGCACTTCATCTGTTGATTTCGTGTTCATCAATTGATTTCTTAATTCACCAGCTCCACGGAATCCTTTGACATAAATTTTGAAAAAGCGATGAAGCCCTGTGATTGAACGTGGCAGTGCTTCCGCATATTGATCTTGAAGATCAAGCTGCAGTCTTAAAAGATCAAGGTATTCTTTACTGTTATGCTCTTTTGGGTCTTTTTCAAAAGCAAAAGGATTTTTAAAAATACCTCGCCCGATCATAACGCCATCAATACCATATTGTTCAGCAAGCTGCAGCCCAGTTTGACGGTCAGGAATGTCTCCATTGATTGTTAATAGCGTATTTGGTGCGATACGGTCACGTAATTTTTTAATTTCCGGAATTAGCTCCCAATGCGCATCTACTTGACTCATTTCCTTTCTTGTACGTAAATGAATAGAAAGGTTCGCAATATCCCGTTTTAAAATATGCGTTAGCCACTCCTCCCACTCATTTACATCCTTATAGCCAAGTCGTGTTTTCACGCTGACAGGCAGCCCGCCCGCTTTAGCTGCTTGAATAAGTTCTGCCGCAACGTCTGGGCGCAGAATAAGGCCACTACCTTTCCCTCTCGATACCACATTCGGTACAGGGCAGCCCATATTAATATCGATGCCTTTAAATCCTAGCTCTGCCATGCCAATACTCATTTGGCGGAAATATTCGGGATTATCCCCCCAAATATGTGCCACCATTGGCTGTTCATCTTCTGTAAAAATCAAACGACCACGCACACTTTTCATGCCCTCTGGATGACAATAGCTATCTGAGTTTGTAAACTCTGTGAAAAATACATCTGGTCGACCAGCTTTACTTACCACGTGACGAAAAACAACATCTGTCACATCCTCCATTGGTGCAAGTACAAAAAATGGTCGTGGTAAATCACGCCAAAAATTATCTATCATTTCAAACTCAAATCCTCTCACTATGGATACAACTTCAAATTCTCGGTCAAAAAATATAAAGCCAAATGTGCCACTTCTTTTACACTTATATAATGCTTAATTATTTATTATCAAACACAAGTACATTGGGACATTTATAATTTGTGAAAATCGGCAATGTTTATTTTAACGAAAATCGGTCCTGAATGGTTTTTTTAAAAATAAAAAAAGCAGATGGTATTATCTAGTGGTGCCTGGCACGACCCGGTTTTTCTTGTTTCACATTAATGTTCCACAAAATGATTTCATAGAAAAAACTCCATCCTTTTTTGATGGAGCTTCTCTCACAACACAATCTTTGCTATACACTGAGGGTCAGGCAAGACAATGTATTTTTTCAATAGTAAATGTTTATTGGAGTTTACACTTTTAAAATAAGTTGAGCTAAACACTCCACATCTAAATACGCATTAATGCACCATTAGGCTTTGGTAACTCTTGATCTGTTATCTGATTCATTTTACAAAAATGTTCAAAAAATTGTTGTGCCAACTCTCGTTCCTTTGGGTCACTTTTCAACGAAACTATATCAAGCAAAATTTGAGCTATCCATGAATTTTCAAAATAACGGTATTTACCTGTATTCCATGTCATTTTGTGGGGGAATTTTTCATTTACATAATATTCCCAGAAAAGCATCTGATCCGATTCCTGTTCTGTAAGTTGGAGTCTGTATTTTGAATGAGCAGGAATATATCCATCTTCACAAATCTTACCGATAAAATCTTCATTCACCATATAGACACCTAAGATACGTCTGTCTTTTTCAGGCATGCTAGAATCTATTGCTGTTAACAGGACAGCGCTATTTTGGTGCAAGCGGATGGGTTTGTTTGGCTTCCCCTTGTTATTACCACTTTTTATTACGCCTGAAAAAACCTTCCACTCTGAAAAAGAACTATTCTGTTCTTCTGTGTCACACCAAAAAACCATTTGTGATTCGGGATGTAGTTTATGATTTTTCATAAGTTTTTCATGTTCCAAGCGAAGTTCCTGGTTTTTTCGTTGTAGTTTTTTTTCCTCTTCCTTCTTCCATTCTTCCTCCTTTCGTTCCATTTCCTTTTTTTGTATAATCTTTTCAAGTGAATTAGCAACACTTTTATCATGTAGTTTTAGGTGCTTTCCAAATACATCAGGGAAAACAAACTTTTTATTTTCCGATGCGAAATGTATTTCAATACTAGAATCATTATGTTTAACTATACTACCTATGCCAAAACGCTTGTGTGTAACTTTCTTATTGATTAGATTCATTATTCTAGTCCTCCTTGTAGAATTAAAACTCGGTTACTATTAGATAGTAAATTGATAATTTCATTCAACTAACTTACCTTTAAAGCTCACACAATTGTTTGAGTTTCTCTTCGGCTTAAAAAAAGATATTAAAAAAACGTATCCATAATTCTATCTGCAAAAAAATACAGTGGAATTCGGAATACGATTAAAAAAACAATTGTAAGACTATTATAACACTTTTTTGAAAATATTACAAATTTCTTATTGACAACACATTTTATCGTGAGGTAAAATGTGGTTTTATTCTCTGCACTTCTTTGAAATAGTTATGAAATAAAGGCTCCAAAAAGTCGCGAAACCTCTGGAAAGCTCCTATCAAATAACCACTTGATTACCGGTGAAAAGTGGAATGATTCCACGATTAAACTAACCCTCATTACGTTGGAGACTTATCTAGTGGTGCATGGCACGACCCGGTTTTTCTTGTTTCACATTAATGTTCCACAAACTGATTTCATAGAGAAAACTCCATCCTTTCTTGATGAAGCTTCTCTCACAAACACAATCTTTGCTACACACTCAGGGTCAGGCAAGACGATGTATTTTTTCAATAGTAAATGTTTATTGAAGTTTACACTTTTAAAATAAGTTGAGCTACACACTCAACATGTGTTTTGATAGAGTGATGATACTGAAACGCGTTTATATTGATTTTGCGTAAAGGTACCCCCCTAATATGCCAATAAAAAAGTGCTTTTATGAACGAATGTTTGTTGAATGTAAAAAAGCCATTCTATATTTGTATCCTTAAATTATCTCTTCTGAATAGTATCGATGTACTTCTCAGTAAAGGATTTATAGTTTTTTCGTCTTTCTTCTTCAACATTAGTTACCCGTTCTTAATATAATGTTAACCTAATTATTGAGTATTTACCTTTTTGGCTCTAACCAGGAAGAAGTATAAAACTGAAAATTCATTAGTATTTATACAAAACTAGTGATGTAACATAAATATACGCATTTAAGGTTTTCGAATAGTAATACCTTACCTTACTCATCATCTTCAAAATCACTGGATAGGCTAAACTGAATCTTCTTTAATCTAAAGAAGCGGAATGTACCAACAATTTCCCAGGGTTTGATACAGCCAATAAACGTTATCCCAATGTTGCAAAAATGAGAAAGCAAGCAACAAAATTTTCAACGTTACTCTAGGATCAATTAGCAAAGATTTAAAACTTCATCTCCTTTCAATATGTAAAAACAATAACTTTCCAAATAAAAAAGAGTATCCCTTTAACAAAATACTCTCTTCACCAATTTCATTCAAAGTTTTCAAAAAAACTATACAGATTCTCATTTTTTGTAAAAATGCTACTTTACATTGCATTTTAGAAAGCAACAAGTGACCTTTATGATTTTAATTTAAGCGACTCTAAATATTGCTCGAGATCATCAGCCGGTAAAGGTCGACTGTAGTAATACCCTTGACCAATAACTCCTTTAGATAGTAAAAAATCTACTTGGTCTTTGGTTTCAATCCCTTCTACGACAACATTAGAACCTAGATCCGCCCCCATCCGTATAATGGCTTCTAATAACCCTGCTGACCTTTTATTCTTCATTACATCATGTAAAAAAGCCCGATCAATCTTTAAACTATCAATAACTATACTCTGAAGCATATTTAATGAAGAATAACCGACTCCAAAGTCATCAATCGCAACTCGCACCCCTAACATCCTTAACTGATTCACAATGTTTACTGCCTCGTTTACATCAATCATAACCCTTTCGGTAATTTCAATCTCCAAGTTACTCGGTGGAA
This window encodes:
- a CDS encoding tyrosine-type recombinase/integrase — its product is MPQIRIHDQRHTYATLLLELGVNPKIVAVRLGHTSVKITLDVYPHATTDMQKDTVKKLEKFIY
- a CDS encoding tRNA dihydrouridine synthase, with protein sequence MIDNFWRDLPRPFFVLAPMEDVTDVVFRHVVSKAGRPDVFFTEFTNSDSYCHPEGMKSVRGRLIFTEDEQPMVAHIWGDNPEYFRQMSIGMAELGFKGIDINMGCPVPNVVSRGKGSGLILRPDVAAELIQAAKAGGLPVSVKTRLGYKDVNEWEEWLTHILKRDIANLSIHLRTRKEMSQVDAHWELIPEIKKLRDRIAPNTLLTINGDIPDRQTGLQLAEQYGIDGVMIGRGIFKNPFAFEKDPKEHNSKEYLDLLRLQLDLQDQYAEALPRSITGLHRFFKIYVKGFRGAGELRNQLMNTKSTDEVRALLDNFVLEND
- the copZ gene encoding copper chaperone CopZ produces the protein MQQITLNVQGMSCGHCVNSIEGNVGKLNGVESVKVHLKTGKVDVSFDPNALSVKDIENEIEDQGYDIKK
- a CDS encoding malate synthase translates to MNLINKKVTHKRFGIGSIVKHNDSSIEIHFASENKKFVFPDVFGKHLKLHDKSVANSLEKIIQKKEMERKEEEWKKEEEKKLQRKNQELRLEHEKLMKNHKLHPESQMVFWCDTEEQNSSFSEWKVFSGVIKSGNNKGKPNKPIRLHQNSAVLLTAIDSSMPEKDRRILGVYMVNEDFIGKICEDGYIPAHSKYRLQLTEQESDQMLFWEYYVNEKFPHKMTWNTGKYRYFENSWIAQILLDIVSLKSDPKERELAQQFFEHFCKMNQITDQELPKPNGALMRI
- a CDS encoding metal-sensing transcriptional repressor, with product MNHSEETKITHRSVKEKEQIMNRLKRIEGQVRGIQNMVENDRYCVDIITQISAINAAMKKVSLQLLEKHTHHCVSDAIKAGDGDDAIKELMEVFARFSKS